From the genome of Flavobacterium sediminis:
TATTTAGTATTGAGACAAGATAGGAGAGTACATCAACAAAAAGCTTATGATGAGCAACAAAAATTTATTGCCGAAAACAAAGCTTTTATTGAGCGTTTTAGAGGGACTTTTTCTAAAACAGAACAAGTGCAGTCACGTGTTCGAATGTTGGAAAAACTCGTTTTAGTGGAAGTTGATGAAGTAGATACTTCTGCTTTAAAGTTGAAGTTCCCGCCTTCACCTCGTAGCGGGCAATATCCGGTTGTGGTAGAAGAACTTTCTAAAAAGTACGGAGATCACGTGGTTTTTAACAATGCCGGTATGGTAATTGAACGAGGTCAAAAAGTGGCTTTAGTGGGTAAAAACGGTGAAGGAAAATCGACTATGATCAAAGCTATTATGGGCGAAATTCAGCATGACGGAGGAAAGTTAGAAATAGGTCATAATGCACAGATCGGCTATTTTGCTCAAAATCAAGCAGCTTTATTAGATGGTGAATTGTCTGTTTTTGATACAATTGATCGAATAGCAGTAGGGGATATCCGTACAAAGATCAAGGATATGTTAGGAGCATTTATGTTCAGTGGAGACGATATTCAAAAGAAAGTTAAAGTACTATCAGGAGGAGAACGAACACGTTTGGCCATGATCAAATTATTGTTGGAACCTGTAAATGTTCTGATTCTGGATGAGCCAACGAACCACTTGGACATGAAAACGAAAGACATTATCAAAGCAGCATTAAATGATTTTGACGGTACATTAATTTTGGTTTCTCACGATCGTGATTTCCTTGACGGATTAGTTACTAAAGTATTTGAGTTCGGTAACAAGCGCGTTCGCGAACATTTTGAAGATATTAAAGGTTTCCTGGAGTTCAAAAAAATGGAGAATTTGAAGGAAATTGAAAAATAAACTTTGTTGAAGTTCCGTTTAACGAGTCAAGCGAATAAACTTGTTTTTTGTAAAAAATCCTTTATTTTTGAAATTCAAAATCAGATTGAAAATGTTTCAAAAGCAAAGGATTTTTATTTTTTCAGGACTTTTTTTCTGTTCAATTGCTTTCTCTCAACACAGCTTGTTTTCGTTGTCTGACGACTATATTGTGAAAAAGTATTCACAGCGTTGGGAACTTGATAGCATTGATAAACACGGAACCTTTAGGTTAATGTCTTATAAGCCTATTTATCTGGCTCCGGCTCGTTGGTCGTCCAAGCCAAATGATCAGCCATATAGTGAAAATCCTGATTATTCAGTAGATGAAGCAAAGCCTTATAATAGTATAGAAACTAAATTTCAGTTGAGTTTTAAAACAAAAGTTATTCAAGGACTTTTTAATAATGAAGGAGATATCTGGTTAGGCTATACCCAAAAGGCACATTGGCAAGTATTCAATGTAAAATTATCGAGAGTCTTCAGAGAATTGAATTACGAACCGGAATTGATATTTATGTATCCGGTTTCTTTTTCTTTTTTAGGCGGAAAGTTCCGAACAATTGGTCTGGCATTGAACCATCAGTCGAATGGAAAGGATCTGCCTACCTCAAGAAGTTGGAATCGTATTATCTTTAATTTAGGATATGAGAATGGAAATTGGCTGGTTTCTTTTCACCCGTGGATACGTCTGAAAGACGATGAAGACGAGAATCCTTCAATTACTAAATACATCGGAAACGGAGAGCTTAATGCTGCTTATACTTACAACCGTCATCAATTTTATGCTATTGTTACTCATCCGTTTAATCATTTAAAATGTGGAAGCATGCAACTGAACTATGTTTTTCCTCTAAAAGGACATCTAAGAGGGCATGTACAGTTTTTTGACGGATACGGAGAAACCATGATTGATTACAATCACCACCAAACGACAGTAGGGATCGGGATTTCTTTTTCAGATTGGTAAGCAAAAAATAAAAAAACTGTCTTAAAAATAGTTTAAGACAGCTTTCTATGTATTCTATTATTTAGAAAGTGAACTTAATCTCTTTCGTGTTCTTCTGTTTCGTTTTCAGGTAGGTTGTTAGTCATTTTGACCTGATTTTGTAACCCTTTGAAATAATCTGTTAAAGCCGTTTTTTGACTCTCAGTAAGCGAAGCATCTTTGTGAATGATTAAATAGCTTTCCAACGGCATAGCTCCTTTTTCAATCAATTCTGCCGATTCATCTAATTTATGAGCCTGTCTTTTAGCTTCGTAAGTTCCGAAGATTGAAAAGTTAAGCTCTTCGCGACCTTCATCAATGTGATCTTTTAAGAACCAACCTGCCGGCTGAACATACGAATACCAAGGGTAAACGGTTTGGTTTGAATGACAATCATAGCAAGATGCTTTTACAATTGCTGCAATTTCCGGAGGCGTGTTGTTGATTTTTAAAAAATCCTGATTTTCATCAAAAGTCGGATTGGTTTTATCAATTTGGAAAAACTGGATAACGACTAAGACAATTACGATAGCTAAAAGTATTTTTTTCATAAAAGAAGGCTTAAAAATTTAAGTATAAATGTACAAAAAAATACAGAAGGAAATACGACCATCAAATAAATTAAGCTCTTTTTAAGATTTCAATTCTGACAAAAAGAAGACTCATTAAAGAATTTGAAAAATTAGTTAAGGGCATCTACCAATCGGATGAATTCGGCTCGATAGCCTTCAGTATCTTTTGATTTACCTTGCTTAGCTAAAACTTTAATATCAGCATTTGATTTTTTATGGATTAATTTTGAATCGCGTAATTTTAACCCGAACCAGGCTACAGCAGTACTGAATTTGAAATCTTCTGATGATTGAGCCAGTGCAACGGATTGGTCTTTTATAGTTTGTACTATTTCAATACTTTTTTCACCATCCGGTTTTTTGTAACGGAACTTTATTGTTGCCAATTCATCAGAATAATTTTGATTGTTTGTTACATTGGAATATTTCAGCTCATCTGTTTTTTGAAAGAAATCGCTTTGTACACCAACTGGTATGATTTCATATAAAGCCGTAACGGTATGTCCGCTTCCTAATTCGCCCGCATCAATAGCATCATTTTTAAAGTCTTCCGGACGTAATTTTCGGTTTTCATATCCGATTAACCGATAGCTTTGTACGTGTTTGGGATTGAACTCAATTTGTATCTTTACATCTTTAGCAATGGCAAACATACTTCCTTTGAATTCTTTGCCAAGAAACCTGTTGGCTTCCTGAATATTGTCAATGTAGGCATAGTTCCCGTTTCCTTTATCCGCTAAAATTTCCATTTTGCTGTCTTTGTAATTACCCATTCCGAAGCCTAAACAAGTTAAGAATACACCACTTTTACGTTTTTCCTCGATCAATCGTTCCATATCATTATCAGATGAGGCACCTACATTGAAATCACCATCGGTGGCAAGAATGATACGATTATTTCCTCCTTTGATAAAGTTTTCCTGTGCTATTTTGTAAGCCAGTTGAATTCCTGCTCCTCCGGCAGTGCTTCCTCCGGCTTGCAACTGGTCTAAAGCATTTAGTATCGTTTCTTTTTTAGTTCCGGAAGTAGGAGGTAAAACCAAGCCGGCTGCTCCGGCATATACTACAATAGCTACTTTGTCTTTTTCCCGTAGCTGGTTTACCAGAATTTTCATGGCTTCTTTTAAAAGTGGTAATTTGTTTGGCGAACTCATGGAACCGGAAACATCAATTAAAAAGACAAAATTGGAATGCGGTAAATTTTGAGTAGGGATTTCTTTTCCTTGTAACCCTATCTTAAGTAGTCTGTGATTTTCATTCCAGGGACAATCACTATATTCCGTTTCAATGGCAAACGGATGGTTACCTTTAGGCTGTGCATAATCATATTTAAAGAAATTGATCATTTCTTCAACACGAACAGCATCTTTAGGAACCTCTTGCCCATAATTTAAAAAACGACGTATATTGGTATACGAAGCATTATCCACATCGATCGAAAAAGTAGAAAGAGGAGATTGTTTAGGACTTTCAAATTCGTTTTCAAGAAAAATTTCATAATCCTCGTCGCTAGTGTCAACTGGTATAGTGTCAGGTTTGATTAATTTCTTGAAATCCTCTTTTTCTTTTTGTGTTAAACCATTTTTTGTAAAGGCGACAATTAAACCATTTGCTCCTTGTTCTCCATATAGAACAGCTCCTTGAGCTCCTTTTACTACGTCTACAGATTCTATATCGTTTGGTGTAATCTTTTGAAATTTTTCTGTAGTTGAAATTTTTCCGTCTACTATAATAAGGGCTTTGTTTTCATCTATAATTGATCGATTTCCTCTTATAATTATTTTTTCATTATTTGTTGAGTTAATATTTAATCCAGCAACTTTTCCCGAAATAGTTTGGGGACTATAATTTTGATTTAGAGGAGGAGCTGATTCATCGAAAACTACTCTGTTATTCGTAACGGAATAACTAGTGGTTGTCTCTTCATTCTTTCTTTTTATTCCTGTAGCACCCACTACTACCACTTCTTCTAAAGCAGCAGCTTTTAATTGTACATTGATAACATTGGCCTTCCCTACTTTTCGGGTTTCCTTCATTCCTATATAACTAAATTCTAAAATGTCCCCTTCTTTAGCTTTGATCGAATATTTTCCGTCAAAATCCGTTATAGTACTGTTTAGTGTTCCTAGAACATTGACATTGGCTCCGGAAATAGGTCCCAGCTCATCTGAAACAATTCCGGTAATTGTTTTCTCCGGATTTTTTGTTGATTGTAAATAAGGTACGGTTTTAAAACTAAGGAAAACTAAAAACATAGTAATCCCTAATGAAAAGATTTTTACATTTTTCATGATTTAATGATTTTAAATGAA
Proteins encoded in this window:
- a CDS encoding ABC-F family ATP-binding cassette domain-containing protein, with protein sequence MITVNDIAVEFGGTTLFSEVTFAINENDKIALMGKNGAGKSTLLKIVAGVNKPSRGVVSAPKEAVIAYLPQHLLTEDKLTVFEETSKAFEDIFKMKAEIDEINEQLTTRTDYESDGYMKLIERVSELSEKFYAIEEINYEAEVEKVLKGLGFEREDFTRKTSEFSGGWRMRIELAKILLKKPDLILLDEPTNHLDMDSIQWLEEFLVTQAKAVMVISHDRAFVDNITNRTIEVTMGRIYDYRAKYSDYLVLRQDRRVHQQKAYDEQQKFIAENKAFIERFRGTFSKTEQVQSRVRMLEKLVLVEVDEVDTSALKLKFPPSPRSGQYPVVVEELSKKYGDHVVFNNAGMVIERGQKVALVGKNGEGKSTMIKAIMGEIQHDGGKLEIGHNAQIGYFAQNQAALLDGELSVFDTIDRIAVGDIRTKIKDMLGAFMFSGDDIQKKVKVLSGGERTRLAMIKLLLEPVNVLILDEPTNHLDMKTKDIIKAALNDFDGTLILVSHDRDFLDGLVTKVFEFGNKRVREHFEDIKGFLEFKKMENLKEIEK
- a CDS encoding phospholipase A, with the protein product MFQKQRIFIFSGLFFCSIAFSQHSLFSLSDDYIVKKYSQRWELDSIDKHGTFRLMSYKPIYLAPARWSSKPNDQPYSENPDYSVDEAKPYNSIETKFQLSFKTKVIQGLFNNEGDIWLGYTQKAHWQVFNVKLSRVFRELNYEPELIFMYPVSFSFLGGKFRTIGLALNHQSNGKDLPTSRSWNRIIFNLGYENGNWLVSFHPWIRLKDDEDENPSITKYIGNGELNAAYTYNRHQFYAIVTHPFNHLKCGSMQLNYVFPLKGHLRGHVQFFDGYGETMIDYNHHQTTVGIGISFSDW
- a CDS encoding heme-binding domain-containing protein, coding for MKKILLAIVIVLVVIQFFQIDKTNPTFDENQDFLKINNTPPEIAAIVKASCYDCHSNQTVYPWYSYVQPAGWFLKDHIDEGREELNFSIFGTYEAKRQAHKLDESAELIEKGAMPLESYLIIHKDASLTESQKTALTDYFKGLQNQVKMTNNLPENETEEHERD
- a CDS encoding VWA domain-containing protein, which translates into the protein MKNVKIFSLGITMFLVFLSFKTVPYLQSTKNPEKTITGIVSDELGPISGANVNVLGTLNSTITDFDGKYSIKAKEGDILEFSYIGMKETRKVGKANVINVQLKAAALEEVVVVGATGIKRKNEETTTSYSVTNNRVVFDESAPPLNQNYSPQTISGKVAGLNINSTNNEKIIIRGNRSIIDENKALIIVDGKISTTEKFQKITPNDIESVDVVKGAQGAVLYGEQGANGLIVAFTKNGLTQKEKEDFKKLIKPDTIPVDTSDEDYEIFLENEFESPKQSPLSTFSIDVDNASYTNIRRFLNYGQEVPKDAVRVEEMINFFKYDYAQPKGNHPFAIETEYSDCPWNENHRLLKIGLQGKEIPTQNLPHSNFVFLIDVSGSMSSPNKLPLLKEAMKILVNQLREKDKVAIVVYAGAAGLVLPPTSGTKKETILNALDQLQAGGSTAGGAGIQLAYKIAQENFIKGGNNRIILATDGDFNVGASSDNDMERLIEEKRKSGVFLTCLGFGMGNYKDSKMEILADKGNGNYAYIDNIQEANRFLGKEFKGSMFAIAKDVKIQIEFNPKHVQSYRLIGYENRKLRPEDFKNDAIDAGELGSGHTVTALYEIIPVGVQSDFFQKTDELKYSNVTNNQNYSDELATIKFRYKKPDGEKSIEIVQTIKDQSVALAQSSEDFKFSTAVAWFGLKLRDSKLIHKKSNADIKVLAKQGKSKDTEGYRAEFIRLVDALN